A DNA window from Onychostoma macrolepis isolate SWU-2019 chromosome 13, ASM1243209v1, whole genome shotgun sequence contains the following coding sequences:
- the hk1 gene encoding hexokinase-1 isoform X2, with protein MVTAWASRLADQTRQIAETLAEFRLTKEQLLEVKKRMRTEIQNGLSKNTQSTATVRMLPTYVRSTPDGTENGDFLALDLGGTNFRVLLVKIRSGKRRTVEMHNKIYAIPIEVMQGTGEELFDHIVYCISDFLDYMGMKNARLPLGFTFSFPCRQTSLDAGILVTWTKGFKATDCEGEDVVGLLRDAIKRREEFDLDVVAIVNDTVGTMMTCAYEEPTCEVGLIAGTGSNACYVEEMRNIETVDGVDGRMCVNMEWGAFGDNGCLDDIRTQYDNAVDDLSLNAGKQKYEKMCSGMYLGEIVRNILIDLTKRGFLFRGQISETLKTRGIFETKFLSQIESDRLALLQVRSILQHLGLDSTCDDSIIVKEVCGAVSRRAAQLCGAGMAAVVDKIRENRGLDHLDITVGVDGTLYKLHPHFSRIMHQTVNELAPKCNVNFLLSEDGSGKGAALITAVGCRLRQQEQKS; from the exons ATGGTAACTGCCTGGGCTTCCCGGTTGGCCGATCAGACACGTCAGATTGCCGAGACGCTGGCAGAGTTCCGGTTGACCAAAGAACAGCTGCTGGAGGTGAAAAAGAGAATGAGAACTGAGATCCAGAATGGACTGAGCAAGAACACCCAAAGCACGGCCACCGTCAGGATGCTACCCACTTATGTGCGGAGCACCCCTGATGGAACAG AAAATGGTGACTTTTTAGCTCTGGATCTTGGAGGTACAAACTTCAGGGTGCTTTTGGTAAAGATTCGCAGCGGCAAGAGACGAACTGTGGAGATGCATAATAAAATCTACGCCATTCCCATTGAAGTAATGCAAGGAACCGGAGAAGAG CTATTTGATCACATTGTGTACTGCATATCTGACTTCCTGGATTATATGGGTATGAAGAACGCCCGCCTGCCTCTGGGCTTTACCTTTTCCTTCCCCTGCAGACAAACTAGTCTGGATGCG GGAATTCTGGTAACTTGGACAAAGGGCTTTAAAGCCACAGACTGTGAAGGAGAAGATGTTGTCGGCCTCCTGAGAGATGCGATCAAAAGGAGAGAG GAGTTTGATTTGGATGTTGTAGCCATAGTGAATGACACAGTGGGTACAATGATGACCTGCGCATATGAGGAACCCACATGTGAGGTTGGGCTAATTGCAG GAACGGGTAGCAATGCCTGCTACGTGGAGGAAATGCGAAACATTGAGACGGTCGATGGAGTGGATGGCAGGATGTGTGTGAACATGGAGTGGGGAGCGTTTGGAGATAATGGCTGCCTGGATGACATCAGGACTCAGTATGATAATGCTGTGGATGATCTCTCCCTCAATGCCGGCAAACAAAA gTATGAGAAGATGTGCAGTGGCATGTACCTGGGTGAGATTGTACGGAACATCCTGATTGACTTGACAAAGCGTGGCTTCCTCTTCAGAGGACAGATCTCTGAGACCCTAAAGACCAGGGGCATCTTTGAAACCAAGTTCCTTTCCCAAATCGAGAG TGACCGTTTGGCGCTACTGCAGGTCAGGTCCATTCTGCAGCATCTGGGCCTGGACAGCACATGCGACGACAGTATTATTGTCAAGGAAGTGTGTGGAGCTGTTTCCCGCCGGGCTGCCCAGCTCTGTGGAGCAGGAATGGCCGCTGTTGTAGACAAAATCCGAGAGAACCGTGGTCTGGACCATCTGGATATCACCGTTGGGGTGGATGGCACTCTGTATAAGCTCCATCCACA TTTCTCACGGATAATGCATCAGACTGTGAATGAGCTCGCCCCCAAATGCAACGTCAACTTCTTGCTCTCAGAAGATGGAAGCGGGAAAGGCGCCGCCTTGATCACTGCTGTTGGCTGCCGCCTCCGCCAGCAAGAACAAAAGAGCTGA